A single genomic interval of Trichosurus vulpecula isolate mTriVul1 chromosome 6, mTriVul1.pri, whole genome shotgun sequence harbors:
- the DCTN6 gene encoding dynactin subunit 6, with product MTEKISKSVKIAPGAVVCVESEIRGDVTIGPRTVIHPKARIIAEAGPIVIGEGNLIEEQALILNGYPENIIPDTEGVEPKPMIIGTNNVFEVGCYSEAMNMGDSNVIESKAHVGRNVILTSGCIIGACCNLNTFEVIPENTVIYGADCLRRVQTERPQPQTLQLDFLMKILPNYHHLKKTTKGMATPAKS from the exons TGTGAAGATTGCTCCTGGAGCCGTGGTGTGTGTGGAGAGTGAGATCAGGGGGGATGTGACCATAG GCCCTCGGACAGTGATCCACCCCAAAGCCCGGATCATTGCAGAAGCTGGGCCGATAGTGATTGGGGAGGGTAACCTCATCGAGGAGCAGGCCCTGATCCTCAATGG TTATCCTGAAAACATCATCCCTGACACAGAGGGCGTGGAGCCCAAACCCATGATCATTGGCACCAACAACGTGTTTGAAGTTGGCTGCT ACTCCGAAGCCATGAACATGGGAGACAGCAACGTGATCGAGTCCAAAG CCCACGTCGGGAGAAACGTGATCCTGACGAGCGGCTGCATCATCGGGGCCTGCTGCAATCTGAACACCTTCGAAGTGATCCCCGAGAACACCGTCATCTACGGGGCCGACTGCCTTCGCAGGGTCCAGACCGAGAGACCTCAG CCCCAGACCCTCCAGCTGGATTTCCTGATGAAAATTCTGCCCAACTACCACCACTTGAAAAAGACCACGAAGGGGATGGCAACCCCCGCCAAGAGCTGA